In the genome of Xanthomonas hortorum pv. pelargonii, the window AACACGAACAGCTCGCCACCACGCGCGCGCACTTCCTGCATGTTGGATTTGACCTTTTCCAGCAAGCGGTCGTTGGGTGCGATCACCACCACCGGCATCGCCGCATCCACCAGTGCCAGCGGGCCGTGCTTCAACTCGCCGGCCGGATACGCTTCGGCGTGGATATAGGAGATTTCCTTGAGCTTGAGCGCGCCTTCCAGCGCGATCGGGTAATGCAGGCCACGGCCGAGAAACAGCGCGTTTTCCTTGACCGAAAAGCGCTCGGCCCAGGCCATGATCTGCGGCTCCAGATTCAAGGCGTGCTGCACGCTGCCGGGCAGAAAGCGCAGCTGCTCCAGATAATCGGCTTCATCTGCCTCGCTGATGCGGCCCTGCAATTTGCCCAGCACCATGGTGAGCTGGAACAACACCGCCAGCTGCGTGGTGAATGCCTTGGTCGAGGCCACGCCGATCTCGGCGCCGGCGCGCGTGTAGCAGACCAGTTCGCTGGCGCGCGGGATCGCGCTTTCGGGCACGTTGCAGATCGACAGCGTGTGCAGATGTCCCAGCGATCTGGCGTATTTCAGCGCCTCCATCGTGTCCAGCGTTTCGCCGGACTGCGAGATGGTGACGATCAGATGCTTGGGGTTGGCGTAGGCGGCGCGGTAGCGGTATTCGCTGGCGATTTCCACGCTGCACGGCAACCCGGCGATGGCTTCGATCCAGTAACGCGCGGTCATGCCGGCGTAGTAGCTGGTGCCGCAGGCCAGGATCTGCACGCCTTCGATGTCGCGCAACACCGCTTCGGCATTCGCGCCGAACAGAGAGGCAGGAAATCCCTTGGCATCGATCGCCGCCTCGATGGTGTCGGCCAGCGCGCGCGGCTGCTCGTGGATTTCCTTCTGCATGAAATGCCGGAACGGACCGAGCTCCAGCGATGCCAGCGACACATCCGACAGATGCAGCGGGCGTTCGACCGGCGCGTCGTTGCCATCGAAGATACGCACGCCGTCGCGGCGCAGTTCGGCCGTATCGCCCTCTTCCAGGAAGATCACCTGGCGGGTGGCCTGCACGATCGCCGAGACATCGGAGGCGACGAAGTTCTCGCCCTCGCCCACGCCGATCAGCAACGGGCAGCCCATACGCGCGCACACGAAGCGCTCCGGCTCGGCCTGGCTCATCACCGCCAGCGCGTAAGCACCGGTGAGTTCCTTGACCGTGCGCTGCAGCGCGATCAGCAGATCGCCTGCGCTGCCCAGATGGTGATGGATCAGATGCGCGATGACTTCGGTATCGGTCTGCGACTCGAAGGTGTAGCCGAGCGCGCGCAGCTTCTCGCGCTGCTGCTCGTGGTTTTCGATGATGCCGTTGTGCACCAGCGCCACGCCGGCGCTGATATGCGGGTGCGCGTTGGCCTCGGTGACGCCGCCATGGGTGGCCCAGCGGGTGTGGCCGATGCCCAGCGTCGCGCCGAACTGCTCGGCCTGCGCTGCCTGCGCCATCTCCACCACGCGCCCGGTGCGACGCACGCGGCGCAGCTGCGCGCCATCGAGTACCGCAATGCCGGAGGAATCGTAGCCACGGTACTCAAGACGCTTGAGTCCTTCGATCAGGACCGGGACCACATCGCGCCCGGCGATCGCTCCGACAATGCCGCACATAGGACAACCCTTGAAGACGAAGGCGCGCATTTTAGCGTGTCCGCTCTTGCCCGCTGCATGACCGTGCCCGGACAGCGTGTCCGCGTTGGTGTCCGCGGACACTGCGGACACCTGCGACCCGAACACAAAGACTTTTACTTTCAACCACTTGGCAATTGGCACAGGTTCTGCTTTATCGCAGTGACGCCATCGAGCCAGCCGATCATGATTCGCGATACCTCTGCCCAGGACCAGGTTCTCCGTACATCCGCCCAGCGCGCGCCGTGGCGCCGTTGGCTGTGGCCCGGCATCGCTGCGGTCGCCGTGTTGGCCGGCATTGGCTGGGCGGTCACCGCGTGGAGTGCCGGCAGCCGCTCGTTCGATGCCAGCCGGGTGCGCATCGCTACCGTCAGCCAGGGGGATCTGGTGCGCGACATCGCCGCAGACGGCCGCGTCATCGCCGCCAACAGCCCGGTGCTGTACGCCATCTCGGCCGGCACGGTGACGCTGAGCGTGGTGGCCGGCGATGTGGTCAAGCAGGGCCAGGAGCTGGCGCGCATCGACAGCCCGGAGCTACGCAGCAAGCTGGCGCAGGAGCAGGCCACGCTGGCCGGTCTGGAAGCCGAATCCAGCCGCGCCGGGCTGGATGCCACGCTGGCCCGTGCCAACGCCAGCAAGCTCACCGACCAGGCCAAGATCGACAAGCAGGCCGCCGCACGCGACCTGGAGCGCTATCAGCGCGGCTACGATGGCGGCGCCGTGCCGCAGGTGGAACTGGCCAAGGCGCAGGACACCTTGAAGAAGACCGATATCGACCTGCAGCACGCGCAGCGCGATGCATCGCTGAAGAGCCAGGGCGCGGATCTGGATTCGCGCAACAAGCGCCTGCTCGCCGACCGCCAACGCGCGGTGGTGGCCGAGGTGCAGCGCCAGGTCGATGCACTCACGTTGTTGTCGCCGTTCGACGGCCAGGTCGGCCAGGTGCAGGCGGTGCAGCACACCCAGGTCGTGGCGAATGCGCCGATCCTGGGCGTGGTGGATCTGTCCAAGTTCGAAGTCGAGATCAAGGTGCCGGAGAGCTTCGCGCGCGATCTGGCGATCGGCATGCCGGCGCAGCTCACCAGCGGCAGCGGCGAACCGTTCCCCGGCGCCATCTCGGCGGTGTCGCCGGAAGTGGTCAACGGCGAAGTCACCGCGCGCATCCGCTTTGCCGACAAGCAGCCGCCGGGCTTGCGCCAGAGCCAGCGCATGAGCGCGCGCGTGGTGATGGACACCCGCCGCAACGTGCTCAAGGTCGAGCGCGGCCCGTTCGTCGAACAATCCGGCGGCAGCTACGCCTATGTGATGGACGGCAACACCGCGGTGCGCCGCCCGGTGCGCATGGGCGTCAGCAGCCTCGGCGAAGTGCAGGTGCTCTCCGGGCTGCAGGCGGGCGACCGCGTGGTGGTGTCCGGTGCAGATAACTTCGGCGATGCGCCACGCGTCACTGTTCACTAAGAGCGGCCAGCAAACTTACTGCGGTTTGTTAGCCACTCTAAATCTCTTTCGCACACACCACTTTTCGCAAAGGACTCGGCAATGCTCAAGATGCAATCGGTCTCCAAGGTCTTCCGCACCGAACAGGTGGAAACGCACGCGCTGCGCTCGCTGGACCTGCATGTGCGCGAAGGCGAATTCGTCGCGGTCACCGGCCCCTCCGGCTCGGGCAAGACCACCTTCCTCAACCTGGCCGGGCTGCTGGAAACCTTCACCAGCGGGCGGTACCTGCTCGATGGCGAAGACGTCAGCCACCTGTCCGACGACGCGCGTTCGCGCCTGCGCAATCAGAAGATCGGCTTCATCTTCCAGGGCTTCAATCTGATCCCCGACCTCAACCTGTTCGACAACGTCGATGTACCGTTGCGTTATCGCGGCATGGCGGCGGCCGAGCGTAAACAGCGCATCGAAGAAGCCTTGACCAAGGTCGGCCTGGGCTCGCGCCTGAAGCACTACCCCACCGAGTTGTCGGGTGGTCAGCAGCAGCGCGCCGCGATCGCGCGCGCATTGGCCGGCAGCCCGCGTCTGCTGCTGGCCGACGAACCCACCGGCAACCTCGACTCGCAGATGGCACGCGGGGTGATGGAACTGTTGGAAGAGATCAACAGCCAGGGCACCACCATCGTGATGGTCACCCATGATCCGGAACTGGCCGCACGCGCGCAGCGCAATGTACATATTGTCGACGGCCAGGCCACCGATCTGGAACGCAATCCCAGCCTGATGCGTGCGCCCGTGACAGCGCCCACCCTGGCCGACTAAAGGAAGACTTTCATGTTCGGCTATTACTTCACTCTGGCGGTGCGCAGCTTCCGCCGCAACAAGATACTCACCGCGCTGATGGTGCTGGCGATCGCACTCGGCATCGGCGCCAGCATGACCACGTTGACGGTGTTCTATGTTCTGTCTGGTGATCCGTTGCCCGGCCGAAGCCAAACAATTTTCATCCCGCAATTGGATGCCCGCTCACGTGATCACCGCAGTACGGAAGCACTTGAGCAACTGACCCGCTTCGATGCCGAGGCCCTGTTGCGCGAGAAACGCGCCGATCGCCAGGCGATGATGAGTGGCGGCAACGTCGCTGTGGAGCCAGACAACGCTTCCCTGCGCCCGTTCTCGCTTGACGCACGCTATACGTCAACCGACTTTTTCCCGATGTTCGACACCCCTTTTCTCTATGGGGGCGCTTGGTCAACGAGCGATGACAGCAACCGTGCGCGCGTGACGGTTCTGTCCGAAGCGCTGAACAAAAAACTCTTCAATGGCGAAAACAGCGTGGGACGCACCGTGCGTGTGGATCACAAAGACTTACGCATCGTCGGTGTTCTGCGCGACTGGCGTCTCACGCCGAAATTTTATGACCTCAACAACGGTGGCTACGCCAAACTGGAGCAGATCTTCATCCCTTTCAGCACGGCGATCGAACAGAAGTTCGCGACGAGCGGCTCGCGTTCCTGCTGGGGGGCGGGAGGTAGCGTAAGTGGGGACGACATCAATGAGCCCTGTGTCTGGATCCAGTACTGGGTACAGCTGGAAACGCCGCAGAAGGCTGCCGCG includes:
- the glmS gene encoding glutamine--fructose-6-phosphate transaminase (isomerizing); protein product: MCGIVGAIAGRDVVPVLIEGLKRLEYRGYDSSGIAVLDGAQLRRVRRTGRVVEMAQAAQAEQFGATLGIGHTRWATHGGVTEANAHPHISAGVALVHNGIIENHEQQREKLRALGYTFESQTDTEVIAHLIHHHLGSAGDLLIALQRTVKELTGAYALAVMSQAEPERFVCARMGCPLLIGVGEGENFVASDVSAIVQATRQVIFLEEGDTAELRRDGVRIFDGNDAPVERPLHLSDVSLASLELGPFRHFMQKEIHEQPRALADTIEAAIDAKGFPASLFGANAEAVLRDIEGVQILACGTSYYAGMTARYWIEAIAGLPCSVEIASEYRYRAAYANPKHLIVTISQSGETLDTMEALKYARSLGHLHTLSICNVPESAIPRASELVCYTRAGAEIGVASTKAFTTQLAVLFQLTMVLGKLQGRISEADEADYLEQLRFLPGSVQHALNLEPQIMAWAERFSVKENALFLGRGLHYPIALEGALKLKEISYIHAEAYPAGELKHGPLALVDAAMPVVVIAPNDRLLEKVKSNMQEVRARGGELFVFADQDSHFSESEGVHVIRTPRHAGVLSPVIHTIPVQLLAYHTALARGTDVDKPRNLAKSVTVE
- a CDS encoding ABC transporter ATP-binding protein, translating into MLKMQSVSKVFRTEQVETHALRSLDLHVREGEFVAVTGPSGSGKTTFLNLAGLLETFTSGRYLLDGEDVSHLSDDARSRLRNQKIGFIFQGFNLIPDLNLFDNVDVPLRYRGMAAAERKQRIEEALTKVGLGSRLKHYPTELSGGQQQRAAIARALAGSPRLLLADEPTGNLDSQMARGVMELLEEINSQGTTIVMVTHDPELAARAQRNVHIVDGQATDLERNPSLMRAPVTAPTLAD
- a CDS encoding ABC transporter permease, whose amino-acid sequence is MFGYYFTLAVRSFRRNKILTALMVLAIALGIGASMTTLTVFYVLSGDPLPGRSQTIFIPQLDARSRDHRSTEALEQLTRFDAEALLREKRADRQAMMSGGNVAVEPDNASLRPFSLDARYTSTDFFPMFDTPFLYGGAWSTSDDSNRARVTVLSEALNKKLFNGENSVGRTVRVDHKDLRIVGVLRDWRLTPKFYDLNNGGYAKLEQIFIPFSTAIEQKFATSGSRSCWGAGGSVSGDDINEPCVWIQYWVQLETPQKAAAYLQYLENYSELQRRAGRFERPTNVQLRSLMEWLDFKKVVPSDVRLQTWLAFGFLLVCLVNTVGLMLAKFMRRSGEIGVRRALGATKRSIFTQALVEAGAIGLTGGILGLGLAGLGLWGMRQQPTSYADLAHLDPAMLLTTFLLALLASVLAGMLPAWRACQVAPAIQLKSQ
- a CDS encoding efflux RND transporter periplasmic adaptor subunit, with the translated sequence MIRDTSAQDQVLRTSAQRAPWRRWLWPGIAAVAVLAGIGWAVTAWSAGSRSFDASRVRIATVSQGDLVRDIAADGRVIAANSPVLYAISAGTVTLSVVAGDVVKQGQELARIDSPELRSKLAQEQATLAGLEAESSRAGLDATLARANASKLTDQAKIDKQAAARDLERYQRGYDGGAVPQVELAKAQDTLKKTDIDLQHAQRDASLKSQGADLDSRNKRLLADRQRAVVAEVQRQVDALTLLSPFDGQVGQVQAVQHTQVVANAPILGVVDLSKFEVEIKVPESFARDLAIGMPAQLTSGSGEPFPGAISAVSPEVVNGEVTARIRFADKQPPGLRQSQRMSARVVMDTRRNVLKVERGPFVEQSGGSYAYVMDGNTAVRRPVRMGVSSLGEVQVLSGLQAGDRVVVSGADNFGDAPRVTVH